CAGCAGGTGAGATCGCCCCCGGCATCGGTCATCGCGAGCGCCCAGCGCACCGCGGCGGCGGCGTCGCCCGCCCGCTCATGGGCAAGGGCGAGATCTCGGCACAGGCCGGCCGCCGGCACCTCGGTCATCGCCGCGGCACCGGCCAGCTCCTCGAGGCTCCGCGGACCTGTCCGCCGGGGATCAACCATCGATCGAATTCCTCCCTGGGCGCCACTCGCGGGCCGCCTCCGCCGGGGAGATACAGGACTAACTCTACCCTTACGTAAGAGTAGCCTGCCGAGTGCGGACGATCTCCGGGCTGTTGCCCGAGAAGCCACTCGACGACCACGCCGCCACGCCCGATCAGGTGACAGCGCACCTGGCGTCGTTCCACGCCCCGCGGTGACAGCCCCACCCCGCCAGCGGAATGCACCGGATTTCACCGAGTCCCACTGCCCGGCCAGCAGACACTCACGCTGCCAGCCAGCGCAACGGGCCCACCACGACGACGTAACAACCAGGACACTTCCGCGCGTGAGCGTACGAACATCGCGCGACGAACGACCCGTCCGATCTCCCGCGGCGGCGCTCGGGCGCGGTGCGGCACCATTCGCCGGTTCGCCTCCGGTCTCATCTGATCGGCGTCCGGCCGGCCCGACCCCGCGGAGGCACCGATGACCCAGGCAACGTGTGACGTGATCGCGCAACGCCAGCCCTCGGAGGAGGGCGCGGCGGCCACCCCGCGGAGCGTTTTCACCGCGACCGAGAGCGCGGACTTCCGTGCTGTTCTCGGGCATTTCTGCTCCGGAATCGTGATTGTCACGGCGATGGACGGCTCCGAACCCGTCGGCATGACCTGTCAGTCGTTCAGCAGCGCATCGCTCACTCCCCCACTGGTCATGTTCCTGCCCGCGCGGACGTCCACCAGCTACCCGAGAATCCGGGCCGCCGGGCACTTCTGCGTGAACGTTCTCGACAACAGCCAGGAGGCGGTGTCCGCACAGTTCTCCAGGAGTGGCACCGACAAGTGGAACGGAATCAGCTGGACGCCGGCTGAGAACGGGGCCCCCGTGCTCGACGGCGCACTTGCCTGGATGGAGTGCACGTTGCACCGCGAATACGACGCCGGCGACCACGTGATCACTCTCGGTCTGGTCGAACGGCTCGGCGCCGCCGCAACTGGCGAGCCATTGCTCTACTTCCGCGGCGCCTACGGCCAGTTCCTGGCACGCTCCTGAAGCGACAGTCACGAAAACTCACAGGAGGGCCCTGTCATGCCGCAGCGTCGAGTTCTCAGTGTCGTCGGCAACCCCAAGCCGAACTCGCGCACCCGCACGGTGGCCGAGGCCGTCGCCGCCCGGGTGGCCGCCGCGATCCCGGCCGAGGGCGACGTCGTGACCGAGGTGATCGAGGTCAGCGCACTGGGTCCGGGGCTGCTGGGCTGGGGTGACCCGGCGGTGAAGGAAGCCGTCGCCTCGATGCGGACGGCGGACGCCCTGATCGTGGCGACCCCGACCTTCAAGGCCACCTACACGGGGCTCCTCAAGCTGCTGCTCGACCAGATCGGGCAGGGCGAGCTCGGCGGGGTACCAACCGTGCCCGTGCTGGTCGCCGGGGCTCCCGAGCACGCGCTGGCGGTGGAGGTGCACCTGCGCCCGCTGCTGGTGGAGATCGGCGCGTCGTGCCCGACCCGTGGCGTCTTCGTGCTCGATTCCACGCTTCCCGAGCTGCCCGCCCAGCTGGACACGTGGGCGACGGCCAACCTGGCCGCCATCACCGCTCTCGTCGAGTCCCGAGCCACGGTGTCGCAGGACCTCGGCTGAGACCCCACGTCCTGTGCCCGTCACCTACCCGTCGCTGCCGGGTACAGGACGCCGGCGTCGCCACCGGCGCCCTCAGGGGACGTCCCGGGCCACCACCGGACGTCTCAGGTCACCGTTCACGGGCAGGCCTCGGCGAGGCCGGCGAGGATGTCCCAGACCGACACGTCCGGCAGTCCAACGCCCAGGCCACCGTCGTCCGTGCTGTAGCAACCATCGTTCCGGCCCTCCGCCGGTGGCACCCGTGGGTTGCCGCGTGGCGAGCCACCCGTTTCGCGAGCCTGGCCGCCCTGAGCCGCTTCGCCTCGGTCCGGGCTCAGGTCCGCACCGCCGGTGGACGATCCCGTCGTGCCAGCCGTGTCACCGGTCGACAGAGATCCCGATCCCGCGGCGTCCGTGACGTCCGGTGCCTCGGGCGACGACGACGGCCACGGCCACGGCGTGATCCCGCGAAGGCCAGGGGCCGCTCCACCCGGGACAAGGCCCGGCGGCACCAGAGCACCCGGACCCGCCAGGTCCTGGCCGGGTCGGACGCCGGCCGGGAGCCCATCCCCTGGAAACGCCGGCCCTGGGGACGTCTGGCCTGGCAGGACCTGGCCTGGCAGGACCTGGCCAGGCAGGACCTGCCCCTGCGCTGTCGACCCTGGCATCGTCGGCCACGGCGGGACGACCGGCTGTGCGTAGGAGCCCGGGCCGCCGGAGCCGAAGGGCGCGGGGAACTGCCGGACCGCTGCGCGCGGCAGTCCGCTCCCCAGGTCGCCGGCGCGCCCGTCCGTCGGATATCCGTCGGAGAGGCTGGGGTCCGTTCCGAGCGGCCGGGCGGTCACCGTCGCGTCCGGCCGGTCTCCGCCCGTGGCGAGCACGCCGAAGGTCGCCACGGCGACGGTGAAGCTGGCCGCCGTCAGCAGGCCCGCCATCGGGCGATCATCGATGCCCAGGAAGCCGATCCGGCCGCGGAGCATGCCGACGATCCCGACCACCAGCGCGATCATGGCAAGGGCCGCGAGCACGCCACTGATCAGGGCGATCACAGCTTGCCCTGCGACGTCACGCTTTCCCGCATGCGTCCCCCCAGCCACCGATCCGATGTCCGCGGGAACGTACCTCACTCAGGGTAGCCGGATGGTCTCAATTTCAGGTGTGTCGGCGACTCGAGGGCTGCCCGACGATGGCTCGACACCGACCTCACTCACCGCTTCACTTCCGAGCCGCGGGCTTCGACGCGGCAGGCTTCTGAGCGGGTTTCGACCCAGCCGGCTTCGACCCAGTTGGCTTCGACCCAGCCGGCTTCTGACCAGCCGACCTCGACGCGGCGGGTTTCTGAGCCGATGGCTTCGATGTCCCAGGCTTGGACGCCGTCGGCTTCGAGACAACAGGCTTCTGAGTCACGGGCTTTGCCCCCGCAGGCTTCGACGGCTTCTGAGTCACCGGCTTCGACGCGGCG
This region of Parafrankia irregularis genomic DNA includes:
- a CDS encoding flavin reductase family protein, coding for MTQATCDVIAQRQPSEEGAAATPRSVFTATESADFRAVLGHFCSGIVIVTAMDGSEPVGMTCQSFSSASLTPPLVMFLPARTSTSYPRIRAAGHFCVNVLDNSQEAVSAQFSRSGTDKWNGISWTPAENGAPVLDGALAWMECTLHREYDAGDHVITLGLVERLGAAATGEPLLYFRGAYGQFLARS
- a CDS encoding NADPH-dependent FMN reductase; this translates as MPQRRVLSVVGNPKPNSRTRTVAEAVAARVAAAIPAEGDVVTEVIEVSALGPGLLGWGDPAVKEAVASMRTADALIVATPTFKATYTGLLKLLLDQIGQGELGGVPTVPVLVAGAPEHALAVEVHLRPLLVEIGASCPTRGVFVLDSTLPELPAQLDTWATANLAAITALVESRATVSQDLG